Proteins from a single region of Neodiprion virginianus isolate iyNeoVirg1 chromosome 4, iyNeoVirg1.1, whole genome shotgun sequence:
- the LOC124301990 gene encoding set1/Ash2 histone methyltransferase complex subunit ASH2 isoform X2, with the protein MTTFEQKIEGVTKKLETGVGSSSDNKSKVKTEEKPKSTATKADDSIDKLGNKGNSTDNGNCYCGKERNLNIVELLCASCSRWYHESCIGYQLGKLVPFMMNYVFMCKNCSPTGLESFKKNQAPFPQMCATAIANLLQMSIKDREHRVVFHKDKDIIPFIECHWESMTTMPRRVTQSWHATIQRALLKDVGSLFTVDENNTDGQMFGLLVPDLTLIKPNYEAMIKGGHLKVTEMGIQHVVPLSGGLRGRNAKRKLPGEGAGTGPGKKGRGSDMTTPKLPAHGYPLEHPFNKDGYRYILAEPDPHAPFRQEFDESSDWAGKPIPGWLYRALSPSTVLFALHDRAPQLRVSEDRLAVTGEKGYCMVRATHCVSRGTWYWEATIEEMPDGSATRIGWGQEYANLQAPLGYDKFGYSWRSRKGTRFHESRGKHYSPAYGEGDTLGFLITLPDSPHVTHIPNTYKDRPLVKFKSHLYYEEKDQVPEALKALKSLPGSKIVFYKNGVSQGEAFFDINAGAYFPTVSIYKSATVSVNFGPNFKNSPTDVSFKGMNDKAEEAIAEQSMADMLYLAENEGKLRLDTFSM; encoded by the exons ATGACCACGTTCGAGCAAAAAATTGAAGG CGTTACCAAGAAGTTGGAAACCGGGGTCGGCAGTTCGTCGGATAATAAATCAAAAGTGAAAACCGAAGAAAAGCCAAAGTCAACTGCAACGAAGGCTGATGACTCGATCGATAAATTGGGCAACAAGGGGAACAGCACAGACAATGGAAATTGCTACTG TGGTAAGGAGCGCAATCTCAACATCGTCGAACTGCTCTGCGCTAGCTGCTCGAGATGGTATCACGAATCCTGCATCGGCTATCAGCTGGGAAAGCTTGTTCCGTTCATGATGAACTACGTCTTCATGTGCAAGAATTGTTCTCCGACAGGGTTGGAAAGTTTCAAAAAGAATCAAGCTC CATTTCCCCAAATGTGCGCCACTGCCATCGCCAATCTCTTGCAAATGAGCATAAAGGACAGAGAGCACAGGGTCGTATTTCACAAGGACAAGGACATCATCCCTTTCATAGAGTGCCACTGGGAAAGCATGACCACGATGCCTCGGAGAGTGACACAGTCCTGGCACGCCACC ATTCAGCGAGCTTTGCTGAAGGATGTTGGGAGCCTCTTTACCGTCGACGAAAACAACACCGACGGCCAGATGTTTGGACTACTGGTTCCAGATCTAACGCTAATAAAGCCAAATTACGAAGCAATGATCAAAGGCGGCCACCTCAAAGTGACAGAAATGGGAATACAGCATGTTG TGCCATTGAGCGGAGGATTGCGAGGCCGCAATGCAAAACGTAAATTGCCTGGAGAAGGGGCAGGTACTGGGCCAGGAAAAAAGGGGCGGGGATCAGACATGACAACCCCAAAATTACCCGCGCACGGTTACCCCCTTGAACACCCTTTCAACAAAGATGGGTATAGATATATTTTAGCAGAACCAGATCCCCATGCACCATTTAGACAG GAATTCGACGAAAGCAGCGACTGGGCAGGAAAACCAATTCCTGGGTGGCTATACCGAGCCCTGAGTCCAAGTACTGTTCTGTTTGCACTACACGATAGAGCACCGCAGCTCAGAGTTTCCGAAGATCGTCTTGCCGTGACTGGAGAGAAGGGATATTGCATGGTCCGTGCAACGCATT GTGTCAGTAGAGGCACATGGTACTGGGAAGCTACTATCGAAGAAATGCCGGATGGATCTGCAACGAGGATTGGATGGGGACAAGAATATGCTAATCTTCAAGCACCGCTAGGTTATGATAAATTTGGATACTCCTGGAGATCTAG GAAAGGGACGAGATTCCATGAAAGCAGAGGCAAACACTATAGTCCGGCTTATGGCGAAGGTGACACACTAGGATTCCTAATCACTTTACCCGATTCACCACACGTGACGCACATTCCAAACACTTACAAGGACCGG CCTCTGGTTAAATTCAAAAGCCACTTGTACTACGAGGAGAAAGATCAGGTACCCGAAGCTCTGAAGGCCTTAAAATCTTTGCCAGGTAGTAAGATAGTGTTCTACAAAAACGGAGTATCACAGGGCGAAGCTTTCTTCGATATTAACGCCGGAGCCTACTTTCCTACGGTGTCAATATACAAAAGTGCTACCGTGTCCGTTAACTTTGGGCCAAACTTCAAAAACTCACCTACCGACGTGTCGTTTAAAGGG ATGAACGACAAGGCGGAGGAAGCCATCGCCGAACAATCAATGGCAGACATGCTTTATCTCGCCGAAAACGAGGGGAAGTTACGACTGGACACATTCTCAATGTGA
- the LOC124301990 gene encoding set1/Ash2 histone methyltransferase complex subunit ASH2 isoform X1, translating to MKPLYRILLVSKRIWDHSIRRMKKKRNRSKNCVTKKLETGVGSSSDNKSKVKTEEKPKSTATKADDSIDKLGNKGNSTDNGNCYCGKERNLNIVELLCASCSRWYHESCIGYQLGKLVPFMMNYVFMCKNCSPTGLESFKKNQAPFPQMCATAIANLLQMSIKDREHRVVFHKDKDIIPFIECHWESMTTMPRRVTQSWHATIQRALLKDVGSLFTVDENNTDGQMFGLLVPDLTLIKPNYEAMIKGGHLKVTEMGIQHVVPLSGGLRGRNAKRKLPGEGAGTGPGKKGRGSDMTTPKLPAHGYPLEHPFNKDGYRYILAEPDPHAPFRQEFDESSDWAGKPIPGWLYRALSPSTVLFALHDRAPQLRVSEDRLAVTGEKGYCMVRATHCVSRGTWYWEATIEEMPDGSATRIGWGQEYANLQAPLGYDKFGYSWRSRKGTRFHESRGKHYSPAYGEGDTLGFLITLPDSPHVTHIPNTYKDRPLVKFKSHLYYEEKDQVPEALKALKSLPGSKIVFYKNGVSQGEAFFDINAGAYFPTVSIYKSATVSVNFGPNFKNSPTDVSFKGMNDKAEEAIAEQSMADMLYLAENEGKLRLDTFSM from the exons ATGAAACCACTGTATCGTATATTACTAGTTTCCAAACGAATTTGGGACCACTCGATTCGaaggatgaagaaaaaaagaaatcgttcTAAGAACTG CGTTACCAAGAAGTTGGAAACCGGGGTCGGCAGTTCGTCGGATAATAAATCAAAAGTGAAAACCGAAGAAAAGCCAAAGTCAACTGCAACGAAGGCTGATGACTCGATCGATAAATTGGGCAACAAGGGGAACAGCACAGACAATGGAAATTGCTACTG TGGTAAGGAGCGCAATCTCAACATCGTCGAACTGCTCTGCGCTAGCTGCTCGAGATGGTATCACGAATCCTGCATCGGCTATCAGCTGGGAAAGCTTGTTCCGTTCATGATGAACTACGTCTTCATGTGCAAGAATTGTTCTCCGACAGGGTTGGAAAGTTTCAAAAAGAATCAAGCTC CATTTCCCCAAATGTGCGCCACTGCCATCGCCAATCTCTTGCAAATGAGCATAAAGGACAGAGAGCACAGGGTCGTATTTCACAAGGACAAGGACATCATCCCTTTCATAGAGTGCCACTGGGAAAGCATGACCACGATGCCTCGGAGAGTGACACAGTCCTGGCACGCCACC ATTCAGCGAGCTTTGCTGAAGGATGTTGGGAGCCTCTTTACCGTCGACGAAAACAACACCGACGGCCAGATGTTTGGACTACTGGTTCCAGATCTAACGCTAATAAAGCCAAATTACGAAGCAATGATCAAAGGCGGCCACCTCAAAGTGACAGAAATGGGAATACAGCATGTTG TGCCATTGAGCGGAGGATTGCGAGGCCGCAATGCAAAACGTAAATTGCCTGGAGAAGGGGCAGGTACTGGGCCAGGAAAAAAGGGGCGGGGATCAGACATGACAACCCCAAAATTACCCGCGCACGGTTACCCCCTTGAACACCCTTTCAACAAAGATGGGTATAGATATATTTTAGCAGAACCAGATCCCCATGCACCATTTAGACAG GAATTCGACGAAAGCAGCGACTGGGCAGGAAAACCAATTCCTGGGTGGCTATACCGAGCCCTGAGTCCAAGTACTGTTCTGTTTGCACTACACGATAGAGCACCGCAGCTCAGAGTTTCCGAAGATCGTCTTGCCGTGACTGGAGAGAAGGGATATTGCATGGTCCGTGCAACGCATT GTGTCAGTAGAGGCACATGGTACTGGGAAGCTACTATCGAAGAAATGCCGGATGGATCTGCAACGAGGATTGGATGGGGACAAGAATATGCTAATCTTCAAGCACCGCTAGGTTATGATAAATTTGGATACTCCTGGAGATCTAG GAAAGGGACGAGATTCCATGAAAGCAGAGGCAAACACTATAGTCCGGCTTATGGCGAAGGTGACACACTAGGATTCCTAATCACTTTACCCGATTCACCACACGTGACGCACATTCCAAACACTTACAAGGACCGG CCTCTGGTTAAATTCAAAAGCCACTTGTACTACGAGGAGAAAGATCAGGTACCCGAAGCTCTGAAGGCCTTAAAATCTTTGCCAGGTAGTAAGATAGTGTTCTACAAAAACGGAGTATCACAGGGCGAAGCTTTCTTCGATATTAACGCCGGAGCCTACTTTCCTACGGTGTCAATATACAAAAGTGCTACCGTGTCCGTTAACTTTGGGCCAAACTTCAAAAACTCACCTACCGACGTGTCGTTTAAAGGG ATGAACGACAAGGCGGAGGAAGCCATCGCCGAACAATCAATGGCAGACATGCTTTATCTCGCCGAAAACGAGGGGAAGTTACGACTGGACACATTCTCAATGTGA
- the LOC124301994 gene encoding DNA-binding transcriptional regulator BolA isoform X1, whose product MFKQLMIFSIEKESYLRACGHLRRNMNSLVGQANGDNNKPVESSIRSKLEEGLEPNFIQVVNESYMHNVPKGSETHFKVVVVSEKFAGQPLIKRHRMVNELLRNELQTSVHALSIVAKTPEQWQESSKLVEPSPACRGGFGK is encoded by the exons ATGTTCAAGCaattgatgatattttcgaTCGAGAAAGAGA gttATTTACGCGCCTGCGGACATCTGCGGAGAAATATGAACAGTCTAGTCGGTCAAGCAAACGGCGATAATAACAAACCTGTGGAATCGTCGATAAGGTCGAAACTCGAGGAAGGATTAGAAccgaattttattcaagtagtAAATGAATCTTATATGCACAACGTACCCAAGGGATCCGAGACGCATTTCAAAGTCGTTGTTGTATCCGAAAAGTTCGCAGGCCAGCCTCTGATCAAG CGGCACCGAATGGTCAACGAATTGCTTCGGAACGAACTTCAGACTTCCGTTCACGCATTGTCCATCGTG GCGAAGACTCCGGAACAATGGCAAGAGAGCTCGAAATTAGTCGAGCCAAGTCCTGCCTGTCGCGGGGGCTTTGGGAAATAA
- the LOC124301994 gene encoding DNA-binding transcriptional regulator BolA isoform X2: MFKQLMIFSIEKESYLRACGHLRRNMNSLVGQANGDNNKPVESSIRSKLEEGLEPNFIQVVNESYMHNVPKGSETHFKVVVVSEKFAGQPLIKAKTPEQWQESSKLVEPSPACRGGFGK; the protein is encoded by the exons ATGTTCAAGCaattgatgatattttcgaTCGAGAAAGAGA gttATTTACGCGCCTGCGGACATCTGCGGAGAAATATGAACAGTCTAGTCGGTCAAGCAAACGGCGATAATAACAAACCTGTGGAATCGTCGATAAGGTCGAAACTCGAGGAAGGATTAGAAccgaattttattcaagtagtAAATGAATCTTATATGCACAACGTACCCAAGGGATCCGAGACGCATTTCAAAGTCGTTGTTGTATCCGAAAAGTTCGCAGGCCAGCCTCTGATCAAG GCGAAGACTCCGGAACAATGGCAAGAGAGCTCGAAATTAGTCGAGCCAAGTCCTGCCTGTCGCGGGGGCTTTGGGAAATAA